A genome region from Thamnophis elegans isolate rThaEle1 unplaced genomic scaffold, rThaEle1.pri scaffold_166_arrow_ctg1, whole genome shotgun sequence includes the following:
- the LOC116523313 gene encoding succinate dehydrogenase assembly factor 4, mitochondrial-like — protein sequence MALRLSLRQGRSFTSSGGQASSAFLHSRSNTFSAKRSSEPTKQPLKKPVTPAGRFDTPEESNVEKELLEKFPNDINPTTKEKGGPRGPEPTRYGDWERKGRCIDF from the exons ATGGCTCTGCGCCTATCGCTCCGGCAGGGCCGCTCTTTCACCTCCAGCGGCGGACAAGCCA GCTCAGCATTTCTGCACAGTAGAAGTAATACTTTTAGTGCAAAACGAAGTAGTGAACCTACCAAGCAACCACTTAAGAAGCCAGTAACACCAGCAGGTCGTTTTGATACACCAGAAGAATCCAATGTAGAAAAGGAATTACTAGAAA AATTTCCCAATGATATCAAtccaacaacaaaagaaaaaggtGGTCCCAGAGGCCCTGAACCAACTCGTTATGGAGACTGGGAACGAAAAGGACGCTGCATTGATttttaa